The Flavobacterium psychrotrophum region CAAAGTATTGAGATGCCAGTATGGAGTATGAGTTTGTTTGTAATGTTTTTTTCCATAGAAGATTAAGGTTGAAAGGCATACCCATCAAATGTAAGGAAACTCAGTAAAATAAAAAAATCCCAAACATTTCTGTTTGGGATTTGATATTTAGATTGCAACCCCTCGCGGAATGCGCAATTTATATATTTATTAAGCAAGGGCAGCCTTAACCTGGTCTGCTGCTTCCTGAAACTGCACTGCAGAAAGGATAGGCATACCAGAGTTATCGATAAGCTCTTTTGCAATATCAGCGTTAGTACCCTGAAGACGTACAATGATAGGCACTTTAATAGCGTCGCCCATGTTTTGGTACGCATCTACAACACCTTGTGCTACACGGTCGCAACGAACGATACCACCAAAGATGTTGATAAGGATAGCTTTAACGTTAGGATCTTTAAGGATGATACGGAAAGCCGTTTCTACCCTCTTAGCATCTGCAGTACCACCCACATCAAGGAAGTTAGCCGGCTCAAAGCCTGCATATTTAATAAGGTCCATAGTTGCCATAGCAAGTCCTGCACCGTTTACCATACAGCCTACAGTACCATCAAGGTCTACATAGTTAAGGCCAACTTCTTTAGCTTCAACTTCTATAGGGTTCTCCTCAAGTACGTCGCGCATTTCTGCATATTTCTTCTGGCGGTAAAGTGCGTTGTCGTCAAGTACAACTTTAGCATCTACAGCAAGTATTTTATTGTCTGATGTTTTAAGAACCGGGTTGATCTCAAACATAGAAGCATCACTTGTAATATAAGCTTTGTAAAGAGAACCTATAAAGGCAACCATTTCTTTGTGTGCGTTACCGCTAAGGCCAAGGTTAAAAGCAATTCTTCTTGCCTGGAAGCCCTGAAGGCCTACAGCCGGGTCTACCTCTTCTGTAAAAATACGATCCGGAGTGTGCTCTGCAACTTCTTCGATATCCATACCACCTTCGGTAGAATACATGATCATGTTACGGCCGGCACCCCTGTTTAGAAGTACAGATACATAAAATTCTGAAGTTTCACTTTCTCCCGGGTAGTAAACATCCTCAGCAATAAGTACTTTATGTACCCTTTTACCTGCAGGAGGTGTTTGTGGAGTTACAAGGTCCATACCAATAATTTGTCCGGCAATTTCCTCTACCTGTTGCAGGTTTTTAGCAAGCTTTACGCCACCACCTTTACCGCGGCCTCCGGCATGTACCTGTGCTTTAACAACATACCAACTTGTACCTGTTTCAGCAGTAAGCTCTTTAGCCGCAGCAACAGCTTCAGCGGGGCTGTTTGCTACAATACCGCGCTGCACGCGTACACCGTGGCTGGCAAGTATTTCTTTTCCCTGATATTCGTGTAAATTCATATTAAATGCGTTTATCTTATTTAAAGTGCAACAAAAATAGTAAATAACATCAAACCGCCGAAAGTAATTTTAAACTTTTTCCTGCTAAAAACTATAGTTTACAAACAGCAATTTTTTTTGGGCCGGTACGCAACCTTTTTTAAACTTTTCCGTCTAAAATATATAACCCACTGTAATAAGAATGTTTTTTAGCCTTTACCAATTGCCATAATTATGACCACAAATTTGTATGCACATCATAATATTTACACCAATTTATAATACCTATATTCAATAGGTTATATACTTTAAAATAATAATTAGATATATATTAACGTTTTAACATAATGTTTTACCAATTTTATTTGTACATTGATAACAATAAAATCTGACTGGTAAACATAATCAAACTAATTCAATACAAGCATTTTATGAAAAACTTTACCAAATTATGTTGTGCCATTATTGCGGTTCTCATTGTAGGCTGCGGTAGTGATGATGACGAAAGCCCGTATTTAAGCAAAAAAAGTAACGTTTCTGCTTAAACACCTGCTCCTTACTTTAAAACCCAACTTCAAAGTATATAAGCCCTGTATTTACAGGGCTTTTTTTGTTATTGCATATGCCTGTAATCAAATGTATTATCATTGTAAATGGTTAAAAGGAAATTAAAATTCACTCTTTTAACACTCCTTTTCTCTACTTTTGACCTGTAAACCAATAAATACGTATGAATAAATTTTTACTTACAGTGGCCGCACTTATTTGCGGTATTACTATGCAGGCGCAGTTTGGCGTAAAGGGAGGATTAAATTTTTCAAACTTCCGAGGAGATGCGTCTGATGATTTTAATGTAGTTACCAACTGGCACCTTGGTGTAGTTTATGAAAGTGAAATTACAAACTTTTTGAGTGTACAACCCGAACTACTATATAGCGTGATGGGTGCCGAAATTAATGACAATAAAGTAAAGCTGGGCTATTTTAGTGTACCGGTTATGCTTAAGATATACCCTACCGAAGGATTTAATATTCAGCTGGGGCCACAATTTGGGATGCTGATTAATGAAAGTGATAACTTTAAGAGCTTTGAAAGTAATACATTCGACTTTGGGCTTGCCGCCGGGCTTGAGTTCTTTCTGACAAACAACCTGTTTATACAGGCAAGATACTATAGCGGAAGCAAAAAGGTATCTGATAACGTAGATATTAAAAATACAGCCGTAACGGCCTCTATAGGATTAATGTTCTAATTATTTAACCAACACTTAAAAAAAATGAAAAAGATCTTTTTAGCAGCAGCAATGCTTTTGGGCGTCATGACAACACAGGCGCAGGGTATTGATTTTGGTATCAAAGCAGGTGCCAACTTCGCAAATTTTAACGGTAACGACGTAGATACCGAAGGCATAACAAGCTGGCATGCCGGTGCAGTGCTTGAACTTAACATCGTACCTACATTCTCTGTACAGGCTGAGGCGCTTTACTCTTCAATTGGAGCTAAGGTAAAAGGTGGAGATGATATTAACCTTGATTATGTTAGTGTACCGGTACTGGCTAAGTTTTATATACTGCCAGAGAAAGTAAGTATTGTAGCTGGTCCACAATTCTCATTTCTTACTAAGGATACAGAAGATCTTAAAGCTAAAAGTACTGATATAGGGCTTGCCGGTGGTCTTGAAGCAAAAATTATAGCAGGGCTTTTTGTACAGGCACGTTATGTAATTGGCCTTACTAAAGTAGCCGATGGTGCTTATGCCAGCGATGCTAAGAACGGAGTGTTCCAACTGTCTGTTGGGTACAACATATTCTAAAAAATTAAAAATATTCTAAAAACCGGTTGGCTTTAGTTAGTCTAACCGGTTTTTTTATTTTGATACTTGTTAAATTTTTCATTATACCACATACATTCAGTAAGGCTAATGCCTATTTTTACTTTTATAATACAAACACTAAATGAAGATCATTATTATTAACGGCCCTAACCTTAACCTGCTGGGTAAAAGAGAACCGGAAGTATATGGCGGCCGCAGCTTTGAAGACTATTTTGCCGAATTACAGCAAAAATTTCCGGGTGTAAAACTGTCGTACTATCAAAGCAATATTGAGGGCGAAATTATTACTAAAATACAGGACACCGGTTTTGACCACGATGGCATCATACTAAATGCCGGTGCTTATACACATACCTCTATCGGCATAGCCGATGCCGTAAAAGCAGTAACCACACCGGTTATTGAAGTACACATATCAAATACGTTTTCTCGCGAAAGCTTTAGGCACCAGTCTTACCTATCGCCTGTTTGTGCGGGGGTTATTATTGGATTTGGACTAAAAAGCTATGAGTTAGCTTTACAATCATTTATATACGAAACATGAAAAAAATAGCCGCTATAATAATTTTCCTGGTTACCCTGCCTGCCCTGGCACAGGTGCGTGGTACCGTTACCGATAAGGCCGGCAAACCCGTTCCCTTTGTATCGATAGCGGTAGAAGGTACATATAGCGGCACATCATCTAACGAAGATGGGCAATATACCCTTAGCCTCAATAAAAAAGGGAAATTCACATTTATATTCAGGAGCATTGGCTTTAAGACCAAAGAAGTAAGCCAAAGCATTA contains the following coding sequences:
- the sucC gene encoding ADP-forming succinate--CoA ligase subunit beta, which produces MNLHEYQGKEILASHGVRVQRGIVANSPAEAVAAAKELTAETGTSWYVVKAQVHAGGRGKGGGVKLAKNLQQVEEIAGQIIGMDLVTPQTPPAGKRVHKVLIAEDVYYPGESETSEFYVSVLLNRGAGRNMIMYSTEGGMDIEEVAEHTPDRIFTEEVDPAVGLQGFQARRIAFNLGLSGNAHKEMVAFIGSLYKAYITSDASMFEINPVLKTSDNKILAVDAKVVLDDNALYRQKKYAEMRDVLEENPIEVEAKEVGLNYVDLDGTVGCMVNGAGLAMATMDLIKYAGFEPANFLDVGGTADAKRVETAFRIILKDPNVKAILINIFGGIVRCDRVAQGVVDAYQNMGDAIKVPIIVRLQGTNADIAKELIDNSGMPILSAVQFQEAADQVKAALA
- a CDS encoding porin family protein, translating into MKKIFLAAAMLLGVMTTQAQGIDFGIKAGANFANFNGNDVDTEGITSWHAGAVLELNIVPTFSVQAEALYSSIGAKVKGGDDINLDYVSVPVLAKFYILPEKVSIVAGPQFSFLTKDTEDLKAKSTDIGLAGGLEAKIIAGLFVQARYVIGLTKVADGAYASDAKNGVFQLSVGYNIF
- a CDS encoding porin family protein, whose protein sequence is MNKFLLTVAALICGITMQAQFGVKGGLNFSNFRGDASDDFNVVTNWHLGVVYESEITNFLSVQPELLYSVMGAEINDNKVKLGYFSVPVMLKIYPTEGFNIQLGPQFGMLINESDNFKSFESNTFDFGLAAGLEFFLTNNLFIQARYYSGSKKVSDNVDIKNTAVTASIGLMF
- the aroQ gene encoding type II 3-dehydroquinate dehydratase; the protein is MKIIIINGPNLNLLGKREPEVYGGRSFEDYFAELQQKFPGVKLSYYQSNIEGEIITKIQDTGFDHDGIILNAGAYTHTSIGIADAVKAVTTPVIEVHISNTFSRESFRHQSYLSPVCAGVIIGFGLKSYELALQSFIYET